The following are from one region of the Staphylococcus argenteus genome:
- a CDS encoding low molecular weight protein arginine phosphatase, translating to MNIVFVCTGNTCRSPLAESIAKEIMPNEHFESRGLFAMNNQEVARHVIDIIHEYNLVKPTLSQQFSEQDLKADIILTMSRSHKEMIFTQYGFQNNVYTLHEYVKEVGEVVDPYGGSREIYQYTYDELTKLILKLKEIIC from the coding sequence ATGAATATTGTATTTGTCTGCACAGGAAATACATGTCGTAGTCCGTTAGCTGAAAGTATTGCAAAAGAAATTATGCCAAATGAGCACTTTGAATCTCGAGGATTATTCGCTATGAATAATCAAGAAGTCGCCCGTCATGTTATAGATATCATTCATGAGTATAATTTAGTAAAACCAACATTATCACAACAATTTAGTGAACAAGATTTAAAAGCAGATATTATTTTGACTATGTCACGTTCTCATAAAGAAATGATATTCACGCAATATGGATTTCAAAACAATGTATATACTTTGCATGAATATGTTAAAGAAGTTGGAGAAGTAGTAGATCCTTATGGTGGTTCAAGAGAAATTTATCAATACACATACGATGAACTTACAAAGTTAATTTTAAAATTAAAAGAAATTATTTGCTAA